In Pseudomonas sp. ADAK2, the genomic window GGGCCGCAGCAAATGCGCCTGGTCATGCCAAACGAAGGCTATGAAGTGCCGACGAAGTTGCTGCTCTATGACTACGTGGCCGGCAAAGGCCAGGCTGAAACGGCTATCGGCATTGACACGCTTCCCGAGACGCGCGGTTTTAAAGTCGTGCACTTGGAGAGGCGTTCCAACAACTAACTTACCGGTCCCACATGAAACCTCTGTCAGAAACTGCCTTACGACAGGTGGCGTTCAACCGGGTTAACCATCGCTTAACGCCGCGGTCCAAAACTTTACTGGACCGCACGCCTTCAGACACTCCTGATGCCCAGTGCGGCAGGTTCGACGCGTTACACGTCGAGCTGACTTTAAGCCTGCACCGGAGACTTTCCATGAACATGCGCACCTTGCTGATTTCCACCGCCCTCACCTGCACCGCATTCGCCGGTCTGGCCCAAGCCAATGACGCTTCAACTTCCCAGGCCACTCCGTACCAGTACGGCATGCCGCTGCACGTGGGCAAGGTGATTGCCTTGAACGAACCATCGACGCTGGACTGCAAAGTGGTTACGGCAGACATGAAATACATCGACAGCGCGACCGGCAAGCCGTCGGAAATCACCTATCGGAAATTGTCTGACGCCTGCAGTTATCAGAACTGACAGAAGGCTCTGATTCGGCGCTTTGCGGTTTGCCTGTGAGGGTTCTGGCGCTATGCTTTGGGCGCCTCCCTCACTGCCGCAAGGATTCGCCATGCAGTTATCGTTTCGTACGTTGTCGACGTTCACCGCCGCGCTGTGTTTCGTGCTGGCGCTGGTGTGGGGCTTGATGCCGGATCAGTTGTTGGCGGTCTGGAGTATCGAGTATTCGTCGGCGGCGGGATTGGTCGCGCGACGTAGCGCAGTACTGTTTGCGGCGCTGGGGGTAATGTTTTATCTGGTTCGCAACGAGGCGCCGTCCGCGACTCGCAGTGCGCTGAGCAATGGTTTTATTGTCGGCTGCTGGGGGCTGGCAGCACTGGGCTTCGGCGAATGGCTGAATGGCCATGC contains:
- a CDS encoding DUF2790 domain-containing protein produces the protein MNMRTLLISTALTCTAFAGLAQANDASTSQATPYQYGMPLHVGKVIALNEPSTLDCKVVTADMKYIDSATGKPSEITYRKLSDACSYQN